agacatTTATTGCAACAAACATCTctcttataaatatttttgcaaCATTTATAAATTTGGAACActgtatttctattttaattttttctttttttttgcattttaaaaaatttcttttctgataCAATTGCCAGTCAGGAACATATTGTTTAATTTCTACAAGTTTGTTAATTTTCCATGATTCATCTTATTATTTTCTAGTTTCAAACCATGATGATcagaaaatgtgttttatatgAATTTAATCTTCTGAAAAAATTTAAGATGTGTTTTGTGACTTAACACATGATCCATCATCAGAACATTCCTTGAACAGTTGTTAGGAATGTGTCTTCAGCAGCTGAGGGAGGAATGCTAGGTCTGTTTGTTCTCAAGTGTAATCAACTTCCTTGCTTCTTATGTAGGTTTTCTGTCACCTGACAGATGATGAGTTCAGTGCTGGCCATCTTGCAGAGATCTTCAGCAGCCTAGGCTGAGGATATCCACAGTCATGGTAGTAGTTGTTGGAGTCTTCAGTGGCAATGTCCCCAACATCCTCCCACTTTATCTTCCACTGAAGAAGTTAGGGCTGAAGCCATCCCTCTTGGTACTGTGTCTGGCCTGCACTCGATTTGCTGGTGATGATGGCATCATGGGATGTCCACAGAACTTAGTCCTAAAGCACACgactccagctctggggtctgGGACCGTGATAGTTCTGGTGGCCATCAAACTTTCAATAGTGGTGTATGATATATAGGTACCAGTGAGCCCACCGAGGAGCCAAGAGTAAAACATAGGTGGACACCCATAGCTCAGTGGCTACAGGATCAGTGTAGAAAGGTTGGTACCCAGAGCATAGGTATGCCCAGAGAAACGCTGGTATCCAAGTACGTTAGTTCTGTATAGCAATGAGTCTGGTGTCTGAGATGTGAGCAGGGCAATGTAGCCAAGAAGCCTAGACCTAGAATGTGGGCATTTTTGGAGCAGTGTGGGTTGGGGGTCTCCACAGGCTGGGAGAGGTGGTGGAGAATAGGCAGTGAGGTCTCCCTCTCTATGGTTTCCAGGAAGGAATGGCTGTTGACCACTCCGTGACAAAAGATGCTGGCATCCTTTGCGGAGCAAGCCTCTTGGGGACACAGTGATTCCACTGTACTGTGGACAGCTGACACTAATGGGTCTCGAGCCTTTCCTCTTGTCACTAGTTATCCTGGTGTCTCAGACGTGCATCAACAGGCCTGTCTACATCTTATTCTGCTCCACTGTGCTGCAGATTTTTACTGGGCACTCTCaaggttattttgttttataaataactgGGTTTTTTGTGGGAGGATGAAGGATTCTACCTCCTACTTCATCATCTTGGTAATGTCACCTCTTTGACCCAGGTTGTGTTTTAGGAATTTTTTACCACGTTGAATGAATTCCTCTGAATATTAGGGTTTTTTTCCATTCATCATTATACTTCTGCGATTTATGTTTTCTAATGCATGTAGTTTCAAGAGTCTAGAAAAATCAAGTTTTCTGATCTGACATATTTAGGAAATACCATAGTCTTTAAAGATGGAAATATGTATCATATGGAATACATGTGTTATATAAAGAATACCCACTTGAAACATGGGTTTCAATGACTATTGTTCTACCATTCTTAATTCACTTATAtctataattctctctctctctctctctctctctctctctctctctctctctgtgcatacatacatacctacatgcaCATAAACAATCTACTACTTTATATAGTCTCCTACTCTTTAAAttataacaatgaaaattatGGCAAGAGTTATTATAATTTTAGACAATATACCTTGGAACGCACAAATATTAGGCATGCAATTTTGACAAAGGGAGACAATGGTGTATATATCTTTATCATGACACAGACAGATCTATTTTCCCTCATAATCCTTTCTAGTCATTCCTCAACTTTCCAGGAAAATGCTGTTATGATCAACTGAGGTTACTGTTGCCTTAGGTGTCATAAGTGGAATCACAACCCATAAGCTTTTTCATTTAAAGGAGAATTTGCCAGAATGGGTCTCTCATTAAGAAATGAGAACAAGAAATGACAGAGAGGAATGAAAGGTAGTGAATAGTAATTGAAGCAGGTGAAGTAACGGCTACCAAAGGGGCTTGGAAAGAGCTGGTCTAGCTGGTTATCCCTGCCCATGCTTCCAAATAGAAAAGGAGTGAATATGTAACACAGACAACACCAAGTTTGTAACACTTGTGGCAGCATTTCATGTTTAATTTCAATACCAGAATTCACCAGAAGTTTTATAATAGAATACTTTTTTCAGTTCTTCTTTGACCTTAGATGGTAATTTATACTAATGGAAATATAAAAACACTCAGATTTTCTGAAGTACAGTTCTACTACGTGGGTGGGTTCTATGCTCAGAACAACAAAGTCACAGCAGTGagaatgcatgtgtgttttggtCAGAGAAAAGCCCCTCTTTGTTGACTATAGAAAAGTGGACTGGCCTTGGAGAGGATCCCAGCACTAACACTGGGTTTTGGAGCAACAGTCCTGGCAGTCATGTCTACTGGGGGAAGGATTCAAGTCCGGCCCCTCGCCTCACAAAGACTGCCGTTCCTCAGCCCCCATCTTGATTTCCAGACCTCTCAGATTCTCTGGGTATACCTGTTCACCCCTTTCTGGGCCTCAAGTTCTGCCTGTGCATAACCCAAGAAGTGTTCTAGTTTTCATAGTCACGAGACTGACCAGagcaggcatttaaaaaaaatcagtggagaTATTGAACAGTCTACCTTGAAGAAAATGCCAGAAACTGCTTTCTGTAGTTTGGTGGCATGTACTGTCTTCCTGAAGTTTCCTGCGGGTGCCCACAAGGCCAAACCCAAGGGAACATTTCCAATCCTCTCACAGAAtagacagcacccccccccccaccaagggCAAGAAACACCACAATGTTTGAGTAACAGCAGGCTGTACTGATAATGATTTCTCAGCAGGAGCCTATTCCTTTCTCAgaatggcaggacagaaaaaaattaactagGTTCTGGCTAGAGTCTCTAGAATATTACATTAGGACATTCATATACTGGAATTGTTAAAATCTGTATAACATCTCATTTTCAGATGGCTTATATTTTTAGATCATATTGGTTGCAGAGTTTTTGAAAtttgatatttgtgtgtgtatatgaatgtatatatacattatatgtaccATATATAATATCATGAAGCCtgactccgtgtgtgtgtgtgtgtgtgtgtgtgtgtgtgtgtgtgtgtgtgtgtgtttatgtctttaTCTTTtatctaggaattgaaccctgaaCCGCATACAgtctagccaagcactctaccactgaactacatggCCCACCCAGTTTTCACAATTGAAATCTGTCCCTTCTGCATTCTCTTCTAGCCCATGAaccttttgttgttttctcatgtagcccaggctgctcttgagtttactatgtagctctgggtgATGGGCTAAACCCAGGAGCCTTTGGCCCATTTTCATACACGTTGTATGGTTGTAAGACATGACAAAGGTGACCTTTTCAAAAAAGCATATTACTTgtgactttttttatttaatttgtggtTCTAAGGATAGAGCTCAGGGCTCATACACACCAGGTAAggactctatcactgagctacattcccagttgGTCACtggttttaaaaattgatttggaTACTATTCGAATACAGCCAACATGCTGATTGAAATGAATCCTGCCATGGATTCTGGACACCACTGTTTGGTAGAAACTACTCTTTTTAGTTGTAAAACTTCTAAAAGTTTTGGAAAAGCACAGCACTCTCCCTTAAACGTGAATTGAAAACTTTCAAAATCTTGAGGGGGAttgaagagatgggtcagtgattaagagcactgactgctctttcagagaacccagcaCCCACTTTAATAGAGCTGTGCTCAAAGGCAGTTGTGCAGTAGATCGGTTTGGGGTTTCCTCTCTGTGCACTTGGGAAAGACTATTGTATGAGTAGATGTATGAACGTGTGTTATCAATGAATTGTATGAATGTGAGTTATCAATGAACTCAGTGTCTACATCAAGACAAGGAGCTCAAAGGAAAGGTCGGGCAGTCAAAGAGGACTGAGGGCCTGGCTTATTGGCACAGCACCTAAACCCTCTGTGAGGTTCTGAGCACCACCTTGAAGGGGCCTTAACCCACACCTGGCGAACAGTGGAGCAGCGAAGCGTGCATAGCAAATGTAATTCTAAATTTAAAACTCTTGACGAACCATTTTGGACACCCATAGCACACAACTATTatacagattgtgtgtgtgtgtgtgtgtgtgtgtgtgtgtgtgtgtatgagagagagagagagagagagagagagagagagagagagagagagagagagagagagagagatattatgGCAGTATTCCATCATGTGTGGATCCCATCAGATGAAATCTCCATCTCTTtcctctgtaatttttttctatttatttatgtgtatattttttcatttattgatcCTATTGTTTGAGAATATCattcatgtatacaatgaaatgagATCAAATCAACCCATTTCCCTCCTCACACTCCCCCTTGACCATGTTTATACCTCTCAGCTTCActatctcttcttcctcctccgaACACTGAACACTGTGATTTACTGGGCATTGGTCACCAGTgggggacaggacaggacaccAGATGCCTGTGAGAGTTGATATCAAGTCTGTGTGATAAAACCTCAAGCAGCAGGACATGGTGTCAAATTCAGaacaatataatttattaattttgcaCTTGGATAATtgtaaaacaaacacagaaaatttGAATGTTATCTAGAATACTGCCATGATTGGACTGAgtgttaaaaattttattttaaaatagttcaacaaattcattttgaattttaatattctaaaataaaaaaagcatcgTATCAAAATCTTGATGATTTAAAAAACTGTAAACACTGTGATTCAAGCCAACAATTTTGTGCTTTGAGACGCAGCATGTGCTTTGAGGGTACACGTGACTTCATTTGTCTGCGAAGAatctgctctgctcccttctgACCTTTTCAAGGCTTTCAAAGGTGATCATTCCTTTTGGCAGCTCCAACTTAGTCTTTTCTGTTTCCAGTATGTCTTCAGCTTCAccttaaataaaacacagaagtgTGTAAGGCAATGGAGGGGTCATCAGCATTTTGTCAGAGGGCTTGATTGCTGTTTCAGTGACACAATGTGTGTGACACTCTGTGTCTGTCACCTGAAATCTCAGAGGTAAGCATTTCATCCTTTCATGCAGGAGAAGGGGCGCACCACTTGGGGAAACACAGTGGTGGATTCTGAAAGCCCAGCtacagctggatgtggtggtacatgcctataattctagcactcaggaggtaagaaaagaggatcatgagttcaaggccagcctgagccacacaggGAGACTgtagctcagaaaaagaacaaaaaaaaaaaaaagaaatgataaatgcatGGAGGAGATAGATATAACTACCTGGTTTTGaccattataatatatatatatatatatatatatatatatatatatatatatatatatacacacaaacaattgCAAATTCACATTAAAAATTAGTAAGCTGTCTGCAAAAATGAAGAATACTCATAGACATTATTAGAATTCTTTCCCAGAGGTTTAAAGTGTCAACATTTTCTAATCCCTGGTCTAGACGATCAGTGTCAAGCCTGGATTTGGTGTTTGCCAGTTTCCACGATGTAAATACTCCCACCCTGGCCAGCCTCAAGCCACCAATGGGATGCGGCTGAAGCCGAAGCTGTGGCTGCACTTTGCTGCATCTGTATGCTGCTTCTGCATTTGCATAATGCAGATAGAATTGATACAAGTAACCTATATAGTTTAGTTAAATAGAATATATAGATTATATAGAATAGGAAAATAATTAGAAACAGATGAGTTCTGAGTGCTTAATACCTTTGTTTTCAATGCAATTTAGTATTATAATTTAATTGTAAGTCTGtatattcttatttaatttaattttaataatcaaCTGTGTCTCACATCCACCAATGCAAAATTTCTAAACATCTATCAAGTCAATTCTTACGAGCTAGTAAGAGCTGACACCATGCCACTCTGTTGGAGGGAGCAGAGATGTTGGTCATCAGAGTCTTAGGAAAATGATCCTACTAGAATCTACGTAAGTCATAGATTTATAAGGAGGGGATGtacgtgtgtgttcatgtgtgtgcactttcATGGTGAGGCCAGAGGTTAATTTAATTGCCAGGGTCATCAGGCATTGTctactctggttttgtttctgagacagtatctcaggctggcctggagcttgccaaggaggctaggctggctagcaggggagggggggagggggggagcaagagatctgcctgtctctgcctccctggtactGAGATAACACActtgcgccaccacacccagctttttttacTCGGGTAccggggattgaacttgggtcctcctgaTTGCAGAGCCAGCACCtcactgactgagccgtctcccagcccTGAGAGGAGATCTTGAATCAGAAGATTAATTAGGAAACAGACTAGTTTAGGAAGACTCACTTTTCATTCTTTGTAGAAGAGTTCCGTAGCCCAGGTCATACTGGTAGGTGAAGATAAAGCTGAGCGGAACGATGGGAATGAGAAAGGCTGGCTTCTTTCGCTTTATTGCTCTGTTTCGGAAATACAAAGATGAATGTCAACAATAACCAGCAAATACTTATCTTGTCCTTGTAAGAAAAAAGCACCTGCTTTCTGGAAGGATGTATTCCGTCTCATAAG
The nucleotide sequence above comes from Peromyscus maniculatus bairdii isolate BWxNUB_F1_BW_parent chromosome 1, HU_Pman_BW_mat_3.1, whole genome shotgun sequence. Encoded proteins:
- the Plgrkt gene encoding plasminogen receptor (KT), with the protein product MGFIFSKSMNENMKIQQEFMVMNARLQLERQLTMQNEMRERQMAMQIAWSREFLKYFGTFFGIAATLLTTGAIKRKKPAFLIPIVPLSFIFTYQYDLGYGTLLQRMKSEAEDILETEKTKLELPKGMITFESLEKVRREQSRFFADK